The proteins below come from a single Papaver somniferum cultivar HN1 chromosome 11, ASM357369v1, whole genome shotgun sequence genomic window:
- the LOC113320464 gene encoding pentatricopeptide repeat-containing protein At1g09220, mitochondrial-like, whose product MFMFRQLWLICMCECPTEGIKVFDEMPDRNHVTWNVMITGLTKMGDINLARSIFDDMPCKNIVSWTGIIDGYVRSNRHTEALTLFRQLTLIEGILPTEVTVLTILTSVWKTGSFDLLQSLHAYLVKTGFILSDVRVTNSLIDTYVECGSIDYGFEVFQEVPTKRKNLITWTTIISGLAMHGKAKEAVNHFQEMEKQGLKPHRVTFLSVMNACSHGGLIEQGREFFEKMINLYRINPDTKHYGCMVDMFGRVGMLEEAEKMAMEIPTEMINVIIWRTLLGACSYHGNAEMSERVMKKIFELEKDYSGDYVLLSNTFSGAGRFDDAKMIRKIMDERNVVKVPGLSLSLAS is encoded by the coding sequence ATGTTTATGTTCAGACAGCTCTGGTTAATATGTATGTGTGAGTGTCCGACTGAAGGTATTAAAGTGTTTGATGAAATGCCCGATAGAAACCATGTTACTTGGAATGTTATGATCACTGGTTTAACAAAAATGGGTGACATTAATCTTGCTAGAAGTATATTTGACGATATGCCTTGTAAGAATATCGTCTCATGGACTGGAATTATTGATGGATATGTCCGTTCGAATCGACATACAGAAGCTCTTACTCTCTTCCGGCAATTGACTTTGATTGAAGGTATTTTACCAACTGAAGTAACAGTTTTAACAATCCTTACTTCAGTTTGGAAGACGGGTTCTTTTGACTTACTTCAATCGCTTCATGCTTATTTGGTGAAAACTGGATTCATTTTGTCTGATGTCAGAGTAACAAATTCTCTCATAGACACTTACGTagaatgtgggtctatagactacgGGTTCGAAGTGTTTCAGGAAGTACCTACAAAGAGAAAGAATTTGATTACATGGACTACCATAATTTCAGGTTTAGCTATGCATGGAAAGGCAAAAGAAGCTGTAAATCATTTCCAAGAAATGGAAAAACAAGGTTTAAAACCACACAGGGTTACATTCTTGAGTGTTATGAATGCTTGTAGTCATGGTGGACTAATAGAACAAGGTCGAGAATTTTTCGAGAAGATGATTAACTTATATCGGATAAATCCAGATACTAAGCATTATGGTTGTATGGTTGATATGTTTGGAAGAGTTGGAATGTTGGAAGAAGCTGAAAAAATGGCCATGGAAATTCCAACAGAGATGATTAATGTAATAATATGGAGAACACTTTTAGGTGCATGCAGTTATCATGGAAATGCAGAGATGAGTGAGAGAGtaatgaaaaaaatatttgaattaGAAAAAGATTATAGTGGTGATTATGTTCTTTTGTCTAATACCTTTTCTGGCGCCGGAAGATTCGATGATGCCAAAATGATCAGGAAAATAATGGATGAGAGAAATGTTGTAAAAGTTCCTGGTCTAAGTCTGAGTTTGGCAAGCTAG
- the LOC113320467 gene encoding U11/U12 small nuclear ribonucleoprotein 65 kDa protein-like: MEAGFHQQQHQQEQHQQQHYIPQMQTPNLQNLEEESVLGTLLVRNLPEAIPHETLSRLFSYYGASSVRPCSSGRLRNCAFVDFKDETLACQAQRQLNKLRFLGKVLSVERANKPTLGNKNPQNETQFGKDSSISPASLLKDVNLTGNVTKGASLGSLPTGEPIAARFGVEYPFPPHLEYAYPPPDGNILTNIVNALIAVPRFYTQVLHLMNKMNIPAPFRMALPTPPLPTSVPAPPPPPPPVPVAAKPHLADLSSDESEMESSEEMFGPPTASKRSRKRPRREAIVGPAVDKDVAHEAVGPKTSTLVPKEIPIIRKKNPLLQIKIAPKPVQNDVKDDDDSMTELAEPNKEDFDLQQYATPEDIQTGKLPPEEILSLPMFKNYSAGVPATVLYIKNLAKDVVVDDFYFIFGSFFGSIEAAKSGLSIKLMQEGRMRGQAFVTFPTVDIANHALNLANGYVFKGKPMIIQFGRNPGAAKAN; the protein is encoded by the exons ATGGAAGCTGgttttcatcaacaacaacatcagcaggagcagcatcaacaacaacattacaTTCCTCAGATGCAAACACCAAACCTTCAAAACCTAGAAGAAGAGTCGGTCTTAGGAACCCTTTTAGTTCGAAATCTTCCCGAGGCTATACCTCACGAAACACTCTCTCGACTCTTCTCTTACTATGGTGCTTCCTCTGTGCGTCCTTGCTCCAGTGGGAG GCTAAGAAATTGTGCATTTGTGGATTTCAAGGATGAAACTTTGGCATGTCAAGCACAACGTCAACTCAATAA GCTGCGGTTTCTAGGGAAAGTTTTATCAGTTGAAAGAGCTAACAAGCCGACATTGGGTAATAAGAATCCACAAAACGAAACACAATTTGGGAAGGACTCAAGTATTTCTCCAGCGTCTTTGCTGAAGGATGTCAACCTTACTGGAAATGTGACTAAAGGTGCTAGTTTAGGCTCTCTACCTACTGGAGAACCTATAGCTGCAAGATTCGGTGTGGAATACCCATTTCCTCCTCATCTCGA GTATGCCTATCCGCCTCCTGATGGGAACATACTAACCAACATTGTGAATGCTCTTATTGCTGTACCTCGCTTTTATACACAG GTGCTACATTTGATGAACAAAATGAACATTCCAGCTCCTTTTCGCATGGCTTTGCCAACTCCACCTTTACCCACTTCAGTTCCTGCAcctccaccgccaccaccacctgtGCCTGTAGCTGCAAAGCCTCATTTGGCTGATCTGTCAAGTGATGAGTCCGAGATGGAGTCCTCCGAAGAGATG TTTGGGCCTCCAACAGCATCAAAGCGTAGTCGAAAGCGTCCCAGAAGAGAAGCTATTGTAGGCCCAGCTGTTGATAAAGATGTGGCTCATGAGGCTGTTGGACCTAAAACGTCCACATTAGTTCCAAAGGAGATTCCCATCATAAGGAAGAAAAACCCATTGCTACAA ATCAAAATTGCCCCCAAACCTGTACAGAATGATGTCAAAGATGATGATGACAGCATGACAGAATTGGCTGAACCAAACAAAGAGGATTTTGACTTACAACAGTATGCCACACCAGAAGACATCCAGACTGGAAAGTTGCCACCGGAAGAGATCCTTTCACTTCCTATGTTTAAG AACTACTCAGCTGGAGTTCCTGCTACGGTGTTGTACATCAAAAACTTGGCTAAAGATGTGGTTGTGGATGACTTCTACTTCATATTTG GATCATTCTTTGGTAGTATCGAGGCAGCTAAATCTGGTCTGAGTATTAAGCTAATGCAG GAGGGAAGAATGAGGGGTCAGGCTTTTGTGACATTTCCAACAGTTGATATTGCAAATCACGCTTTG AATTTAGCAAATGGATACGTGTTCAAAGGCAAGCCTATGATCATTCAGTTTGGCCGTAATCCTGGAGCTGCCAAAGCAAACTAA